A single Defluviitalea saccharophila DNA region contains:
- a CDS encoding PrsW family glutamic-type intramembrane protease encodes MAALLQVALAPVFIASTYIYIRDKYEKEPIRLLFLGLLFGLIIAAPIMGVEMFLSTFTPTEAVFKEALYTAFIVAAGTEEFFKFIVLYFLVWRNRNFNEPIDGIVYSTFISLGFSGIENILYVFNPLLGGYQTGLARAVFSVPGHALFGVTMGYYYAIAKFESSERKTMLIKSYLIPWFLHGIYDFILLAKIPMLMLLFVPFVLYLWVQGMRKIKVHVQSSPFKPQE; translated from the coding sequence GTGGCAGCTTTGTTACAAGTGGCTTTGGCTCCCGTTTTCATTGCTTCTACATATATTTATATAAGAGACAAGTATGAGAAGGAGCCTATTAGACTTTTGTTTTTGGGACTGCTTTTTGGATTGATTATAGCCGCTCCAATTATGGGCGTTGAGATGTTTTTATCAACATTTACCCCTACTGAGGCAGTGTTTAAAGAGGCACTATATACAGCTTTTATTGTTGCTGCCGGTACTGAGGAATTTTTTAAATTTATCGTTTTATATTTCTTAGTATGGAGAAATAGAAATTTTAACGAGCCTATTGACGGAATAGTATATTCGACTTTTATTTCCTTAGGATTTTCAGGGATTGAAAATATTTTATATGTATTTAACCCTTTATTAGGAGGATACCAAACAGGTTTGGCCAGAGCTGTTTTTTCGGTCCCCGGCCATGCATTATTTGGCGTAACGATGGGATACTATTATGCAATAGCAAAATTTGAATCAAGTGAGAGGAAAACGATGCTTATAAAAAGCTATTTAATACCATGGTTTCTTCATGGCATATATGACTTTATTCTTCTTGCGAAAATTCCAATGCTTATGCTCTTATTTGTTCCATTTGTTCTATATTTATGGGTACAAGGAATGAGAAAGATCAAAGTCCATGTACAAAGCTCACCTTTCAAGCCACAGGAATAG
- a CDS encoding NUDIX hydrolase — MIEAISCGGVVIHRGKILLLYKNYKHKYVGWVLPKGTVEPGEMHRDTALREVEEESSVSAKIVKYIGHSQYTFQGRDDIVNKTVHWYLMRANSFYCKPQREEHFVDAGYYKFHEAYHLLKFNDERQIMKKAYYAYIELRKNKQWIKPSKAKNDLY, encoded by the coding sequence ATGATAGAAGCCATAAGCTGTGGAGGTGTTGTGATTCATAGAGGTAAAATTCTATTATTGTATAAAAATTATAAACATAAATATGTCGGTTGGGTTCTTCCAAAAGGAACGGTAGAACCGGGCGAGATGCATCGAGATACGGCATTAAGAGAAGTTGAAGAGGAGTCTTCTGTTTCTGCAAAAATCGTAAAATACATTGGACATAGTCAATATACATTTCAGGGAAGAGATGATATTGTTAACAAGACAGTTCATTGGTATTTAATGAGAGCGAATAGTTTTTACTGCAAACCGCAAAGAGAAGAACATTTTGTAGATGCAGGATACTATAAATTTCATGAAGCATATCATCTGTTAAAATTCAATGATGAGCGACAAATCATGAAAAAAGCCTATTATGCCTATATAGAGCTTAGAAAAAATAAACAATGGATTAAACCCTCTAAAGCAAAAAATGATTTATATTAA
- a CDS encoding sigma-70 family RNA polymerase sigma factor produces the protein MESKDEIRLINKAKNGSIAAFEELIMAHETKIYNIAYRMFHNEEDAKDISQEIFIKVFENIGKFKGNSSFSTWLYRIATNTCIDELRRRKGKETYSIDEEVETDEGRMKREYSDTKPGPEEAAINKEVRHQIQDAMNHLSEEHKTALILRDLQGFGYGEISEILECSLGTVKSRISRARRQLIELLIKKEPFEYKHRLKDRKEGSK, from the coding sequence TTGGAGAGCAAAGATGAAATAAGACTTATTAATAAGGCGAAAAATGGAAGTATCGCTGCTTTTGAAGAACTCATTATGGCACATGAAACTAAAATATATAATATTGCTTACAGAATGTTTCATAATGAAGAAGATGCCAAGGACATATCACAAGAGATCTTTATAAAAGTATTTGAGAATATTGGAAAATTTAAAGGCAATTCAAGCTTTTCTACATGGTTATACCGCATCGCAACGAATACCTGCATAGACGAATTAAGACGGCGAAAAGGGAAGGAGACCTATTCTATAGATGAAGAAGTAGAAACGGATGAAGGAAGAATGAAGCGAGAATACTCTGATACAAAACCTGGTCCTGAAGAAGCTGCTATCAATAAAGAAGTAAGACATCAGATTCAAGATGCCATGAATCATTTATCAGAGGAACATAAAACTGCATTAATTTTAAGGGATTTACAGGGGTTTGGATACGGTGAGATTTCTGAAATACTGGAATGTTCTCTTGGAACGGTCAAATCGAGAATTTCAAGAGCAAGAAGGCAATTAATAGAATTACTTATAAAAAAGGAACCATTTGAATATAAACATCGTCTAAAAGATAGAAAGGAGGGGAGCAAATGA